CCAGGTAGCTCCCCAAGGAGATGCCATCTAGGCCGTCGCTGGCGCACTGGAGGCTGTCGCAGCTGCCCCGAGGAGACGTGTCGGGACTCTCCGACAAGCTGTAGAGGCTCCCTGCCAGGCTGCTGTCGCGGCTTGCCTCCACGCTCTTGTCCTCCATCGCCCACCGGATGGATTCTATGCCCTCGTTGAtggccagcagctgctgcatCAGTCTGCCGTCGATGGCGCGGAGGTGTGCCTGTGGGGAGAGGGGCAACGTAGGCATGAATGCGATGATGACGCCGGTCAAGTTTCCTGCACGTACGGGTCCAAAATTGCCAAGTGCGTAGGTTCACAGTATTGTCCACGATGTAGTGAGATTAAcgccctctgtccctcagagctgctgaatccttctccgCATTCAAGAATTACGTGGCGTTAAGccgctttagaaaaaagcagctgataaatgagtaaatgtaacatgaacTACAGCTCTGCACAGCGGAGGCGAAATCTGTGTAAACGTTGTTGAATAAGTCAGTGGCTGTgtccgttttttttctttaagtttaCAATCGGCTGCAAATGACCGAAACCTGACTCTCTCTACCAGGGTGAAACGTGAAATCGCTTGAACGCTCAGCTGGTGGCGGAGTTGTGCCTGTGACCGCTGATGTTGACCAGAGACCTACAACAGTGGGGTCTCAGTCTGTCGATATGTCCCACAACAATCAGTCCTTGTGTCCAGATTTCCAAACCACACAGGTGACTTTGTGTTGATGACAAAATTGAGCCAGTGCTGTTGATCTTAACTCTTAACTCTTTATTACATATGTTCAAGGTGTTGTTCAAACACTCGCTGATCCCGAACgccacttccttttttttcccccccactggAAAGGAAAGACCGGCATCCCTTATTGACACTACATATTATAAACGTACCGCACTAAAGCTCAGGGGAAAGGGCAGCATAACCACAGCTGAAACAGACCTTCCCTGCAGGTGAGCAAGACACTCCTCGGTTCACGTGACGTGCGTGTGCTCTGCATGTAAACGCGTACCGCGTCGGCGACACTACTTAGAAGGTGGACACAATCGGCGGCGTACTGCCAGCTGTAAACATGGTCCGCGAGGGTGGTAAGTGCGCCGAATTCAGATGATCGCTGCCTCTTCGGCTCCTCGTTTTCTCGTATGCAATCGGCAACATCAAAATCGATCATCATTGCTGCCAGCGGAGGCTAATTGTCATATTAACTCAAatctacaatgatttttttttttcagaattgaattgaactctcattgtactgctgttcaatacaacaaaattatacgataattataattaattataggATGCACACGTcaactttttttctccacttcATTATTCATCATGTATTTTGCTTgtttgcccaaggtgactttgtgtgaggtttgtacactaagctacttacgctgattaacccatttacacaagagtaattttcactttgtcagactGGGGTAAGGATTTTGATTAAAGGTATTCCACCAacaggggatttgaacccaggtccatcGGACTGCAGAGCGACAGGTTTGAGCGACATTGCCTGTTGCCCATTACATCATTTCCTGTTTTACATTCAGTATCCGTGCGCCGATTCCACACCCTTTACTGAACTAACACGTGAACACAAGTGGCGGCGTAAAACTCATGCAAAGCTGAGCTGAGCCGATCCCATCCGTGACAGAGAACCCAACTCATCTAGATCTGGATTCAAACTGACTGTGACCTCGAGTCACAGCTTCTGCTCAACATCGTCGGCCAACAATATCATGAAGGTTCACCCGCCAATGTCTTGAACGAATGTCCATTCAAACGCGACCCGCTCGGTGcctcagctgaaacacacacacacacaatgtctacaaccgtttgtcccaagggGGCTCGCAACggcccggagcctaacccagcaacacaggctgcagggctggaggtggaggggacagaCCGCGGAGGGGACACCAATCCCCCACAAGGCAGCCCAGGCAGCACCccagccccagacccgccagagagcactGACTGATGTCACCTGGCCTCACCCGCTCCAGCCTCCGGTTGCTTGGTAACAGCAGCCAAATCAATACAGTTGATGACTAAGGGCGATCTCGTACCACAATCACACATTTAGTCATCGTTACTCAGAAAGTTACTCCCTGCATTTGAACACACCCCGCTCCAGTGACGTAAGCATAGTACATTACCGCATTTCTTCATAACCTTGATCTCTACCGTATTACATCAATCACTACAGGAACTTTTCTTAGCAGTTCAAGAGTCGGTTGAGTAATGTCGAAATAATTTGGCAGCGGTGATACTGCTCCACAAATGCCTTTATTTCCCAGGTCATACTGGACTTGGACACAAGCGTCTTCGGGTGGTTCCGgcgggagaaggagaagaaagccaGTCGTTGATGGCCGTCAGCAGATGGTCACACCTGTATTTGTCAGAAGCAGGACGAAGCTCTCTGGCTGTAGGGACTTTCGGTGTGAGGAAGGGTCAGCAGCCCAGAAAGCTTACAGCCTAAGGTTCTACAGCAGGTGTCTGAGGTTCGAAAGAAAGTTGTGGTTGAACGGAATGGAAAAAGGATCTACCGAATGAGCCAAGGATTCGGTAGGAAGTGCCACATGTTAAATTTGTTAAAGGTTCAACAGAAGGTGCCAACGACAAGCCTGCAGCGCACACTCACCATCTCCTGCTTGAGAAACAGCATTTTGCTCTCGAGGCGCCTGAGGTCAGAGGACCCCGCAGAGCTGAGGGTCACCGCAGGCTTCTTCTCCTCCCAGGCCCTGTGGAAGACACCTTCAGCCAGACACTGGACCAGAATCTCGGGCACTTTGCGCCCCAACTTGGTCTCGATGTCCCTGAAGTCCGGCAGGACGCGGTCCTCCTCCATGGTCCAGTCAAGAGGAAGCCGAGTCCAGgcgccaccaccaccagtccACACGTCACATGGAGTCCACCACCACGAGGAGCTCCGCGAGCCTCAGCTCTGGGTCCGTCTCGCCGCTAACAGCCACGTGTCAGTTGAcgctctgcttttttttttttttaatcgcagCGTTGAGAGAGACTGATAAAATGGGAAGTTTCCGCTGCGCGAGCCGCCGGACGCCACCTGTCACTGGAGATCGTCCCCACACCAAGGCTGAACTGCGAACTGCAACGTGCCGCTGCCAGCACACAGGTGGATCGGACAGGACCCGCCCCCCATTTATCGTAATACAAAGAAGAAACGCACCCATAAAATAGGTGGGTCACCGAAGCCCCACCCTTTTACcgtaatgaatgtaaaaaagtCGAAAGTTCGCAGGACAAGTGGCCCACAGAGGACACACCTCTTTACGGTAAAATCACGGAAAATATACTCTGGAGCCATGTATATAGTACCGTAGTTCTCGACCACTTTTTGCAACTCATACAGAAACTATGCCTACTGGCCTAGCCATTCAGGGAGGAGTCCGCTTTACCGTAGTACACAGACAAGACGCACCCATAAACAGGTACGTCCAAGGGCCGGTCTTCTTGGCCTAAGATGTAAAAGCACCATTTATCAGGTCGATCAAAGAGCTCCCCCTTTACCGTAATACACGTAGAAGGTGGATCGCAGCTTGCCctcatttgtttaaatatgtttaatacgTTCAGATTATTTTTTGTGTCTTGTGGAGGCTGCGCATGagttaaacatgtttattttccaaatgagtctctctctttctgggTTTGCCATTCATGCTCGTAAATGTTAACTGTACGTTAAGACATGAAAAACTGTAATTCAAATGTACATTAACTAAGCTGGTTAATTAAAAGGTACATTAAAAGCTGGCTTTCTCAATCGGTATTATATTAACCGATACTTCGTATTATTGGTCTGAAGTAGTTTATTTATGAGGAGTAGCGAGCTAACT
Above is a genomic segment from Scleropages formosus chromosome 5, fSclFor1.1, whole genome shotgun sequence containing:
- the lurap1l gene encoding leucine rich adaptor protein 1-like; protein product: MEEDRVLPDFRDIETKLGRKVPEILVQCLAEGVFHRAWEEKKPAVTLSSAGSSDLRRLESKMLFLKQEMAHLRAIDGRLMQQLLAINEGIESIRWAMEDKSVEASRDSSLAGSLYSLSESPDTSPRGSCDSLQCASDGLDGISLGSYLDTLAEDLPGHSSPLDAELLSEDVLKEHGPRKELRVDVDEYYCFA